A segment of the Pirellulales bacterium genome:
GGCGGCCGAGTTGGCCAAGCGCCAGCACGAAGACGGTTCGTGGACCAACTCCAATGCCCGCTGGCTGGAAGGCGACGCCAATCTCGTCACCGGCTACGCCTTGCTCGCGCTTTCCTACTGCCGGCCGCACGAAAAAAAGTAAAGTAGAGTGACTCTGAACCTGGAAGCGTCGCCAGGTCAGAGGACCGACTCCAGCAGTCGGCTCAATTCGTCGTCGCTCAACTGCACGGGGTTGCCGTTCATGCTGTTGCCGCGCGATCCGGCCACAAGGTCGGCAAGCTGCTCGCGGCGAACGCCAAGCTCGCTCAAACACCTCGGCACGCCGATCGCCGCGGCCAGACGATCGATGGCCGACAGCAGCGCGTCGGCCGCGTCGGCTTCGGACCGCCAGGTTCCGCGCAACGCCCCGCGGGCCAGCTCGGCCAGGGCCGTTTCGCAAACCGGCCTTGATCTGCTCCGGGCCGCGCGTGGCGTGGCACACGCCCTCCCGGTACGTCAGCCCGCCCGAGTCGAGCGGACGCAGCAGATATTGCTCGTAGAAGTTACTGATGGGCAAAAGGCCGGCCGTCTTGCGTCGCTGATATGGCAGCGTTTCAGGGGCCAATACGAACGCCCGCCTTCGCCACCTCAACGACAGGTCACTCCTAATCCTAAATCAATCGCTTCCGCACTAGAATGAGGCAGCATGCGGTTGGTTCATCGTCGCTCGCACGTTCGTCAAGGATGCGAGCCGTTGCCGCCCACGCCGCCTTGAAGGCAAGCAGCCCTAAGGCACGCGGAAATCGACGCCGCAGGCCGAGTGATCGTTGAATGGCAATCGGAGACCGTTGGCGGCCAAATGACCGGTAGAGCATGCCGCCCGTCCAATTGCTCCACGTTTCCCATCGGCGAAGCTGCCTCAGCGAAAGATAGCCCGTGATGGCAGGCGCGCCGAATCCCGCGCGCGACAGCTCCTCACGCCAACGCTGGCGCGACCAATAGTTGACGTGCGCGAGGCGTCGATCGATGTCAGCCAGATATGCCGCGCGCGTGCGGCGGCTGAATTTGGCCGGCCCCGCTAGAAGTTCGTGGAACTCCACGGAAGGGACGGTGGCGGCGAGCAGTCCGCCTGGCGCCAGACAACGCGAGATTTCGCCAAGGGCCGATGGTAGCTCGCAAATGTGTTCCAAGACGCTGTTGGCTATGGCCAAATCAAACGCACCGTCTTCCTCGGGCACCGCGTTCGCAGGGGCCGTATGGACGCGGTCGTAAATCCCCGCTTGCTCGGCCAGCTTCGTCTCGTGGGGGTCAGCGTCCACGCCGACCAGCCGCCACCGCGCCCGCGCCGCCTCGCGCAAAATGCGCGTCACATGGCCGTCGCCACATCCAATGTCGAGAACGTTTCCGCTGCTCGGCAGCTTGGGGCCGAGCGCGGAGAGCTCAATGGCGCGCCACACGTTCGTGGCTGGC
Coding sequences within it:
- a CDS encoding class I SAM-dependent methyltransferase, which codes for MWRAIELSALGPKLPSSGNVLDIGCGDGHVTRILREAARARWRLVGVDADPHETKLAEQAGIYDRVHTAPANAVPEEDGAFDLAIANSVLEHICELPSALGEISRCLAPGGLLAATVPSVEFHELLAGPAKFSRRTRAAYLADIDRRLAHVNYWSRQRWREELSRAGFGAPAITGYLSLRQLRRWETWSNWTGGMLYRSFGRQRSPIAIQRSLGLRRRFPRALGLLAFKAAWAATARILDERASDDEPTACCLILVRKRLI